In the genome of Anabaena cylindrica PCC 7122, the window TTACCATAACGACGATGCACTTCATACATTCCCGCCACAGTTCCCGGTGTTGCTACCGCTAAATAACCATCTGTACTCGCACCAGGACGCACTTTACCATTTGCATCTAAATACATATTTCTTGTAGCTTTGATAGGTGCGCGTTCCCGAAAATCTAAAGCTTTAATTTCCCCTGTTTTTTCAGAATGCAAAAGTAAAAATCCACCCCCACCAATCCCCGCAGAAAAAGGCTCAACTACCGAAATAGCAAAAGTTGTAGCTACTGCTGCATCAATCGCATTTCCGCCTTTTTTTAACATTAAAAGTCCCGCTTCACTCGCTAAAGGGTTAGCAGAAACTACCATCCCTTTTTTGCTGCGTAGAGGTACGGTGATAGTAGCAGATGCAAATTGGCAGGTGAGGATAGCACCAAGGGAGATTAAGGAGAAGATGCGGCGTTGGGTTTTAGCGATAATGGGCATTTTTTCGGTAAGTAATTTGAACCAGCTAAGTAGTGACAAAAAGATAAGTTTGAAAAGATTTATTAAAAATTCAGAATTATTTTGAATAGAGGTATTTAGATAATGATTTGATTATTACATTGAAAAAGCAGAAAACCTAGTCAAATGATAAAATAGTATTTATTAATAACGATTGGCAAGAGTTAGATTATGAACTCATTTGAGCATATAACTATTCAAGGTTATCGTCGCTTGTTTAATGTACAAGTCGATATGCATGATCGTCCTCTGACAGCCATGATTGGTGCTAATGGTGTAGGTAAAACTTCTTTGTTAGAAATTTTTTCACTTTTAGCAGCATCTGCTAATGCTCAATTAGCAAACAAAATTTCAGAATTAGGTGGACTAACTGATATTATTACTCGTGATAAAAGCAATAGTATAGCTATTTCTTTGTCCATGAGTGTACCAGGATATGCACCACTTGATTACCACTTGGAAGTTGCTCTAAAAGGTTTAACATATGAAATTGCTATAGAAACACTAACGCAACAAAATCATAAGGGCGCTTCTCATCCCTTCAAGCACATTGATTCGCGTGGATCAGATGTTAAGTATTTTAATACAGAGGATGAAAAGCTATTACGTCCAAATTGGGATCATAATCCCTTGGAAACTTCTCTCGCTCAAGTTCCTAAAATGTATCAAGATCCTGAAAACCTACGTAAACGATTAGCTTCCTGTACATTTTACGGTGCATTGAATGTTGCGCCTAAAAGTCCAGTTCGTTTACCACAATCAATGCGTCCCGCAACATTACCTGGTGCTAATGGAGAAGATTTAGTTTCTTGTCTTTATTATTTACGAGAGACGGACTCAGAACTATTTGAGATTATTGAGGATACCCTTGCTGCTGCTTTTCCAGATTTTGAGCGTTTAGCATTTCCTCCAGTAGCAGCAGGAACTATCACAATGACTTGGAAAGATAAAAATTTTTCTAAGCCTCTTTATATGCACCAACTTTCTGAAGGAACTTTGCGGTTTATTTGGTTAGTGACATTGTTACAAAGTCCAGATTTAACTGCCGTCACTCTTATTGATGAACCAGAAGTTAGTTTACACCCAGAATTATTGCAACTACTAGCTCATTTAATGCGAGAAGCTACCCAGAGAACTCAGCTAATTATTGCTACCCATTCAGATAGATTAATCCGATTTTTAGAACCTAAAGAAGTGCTTGTTTGTGATGCAGAAGATGGCTTAACTACTATGAATTGGGGTGATACTTTTAATTTAGAACATTGGTTAGAAGATTATAGTTTAGATCAAATTTGGGCAATGAATTTAATCGGTGGTCGTCCATGAAGATAGCTATTTTAGTTGAAGGTGAAACAGAAAAAGCTTTTAAGCCAATTTTACAAAATTTCCTTATATCTCGCTTGCAACAACGAATGCCTAAGCTTAAGTTTCTGCCTCACAATGGTCGTATTCCTAAAGGAGAAAAACTTAAAAGAGTCGTTGAAAGTTTACTAAATCAAGATGATTATGATGCTGTTATTGCTTTAACCGATGTTTATACAGGAACAAATGATTTTCAAGATGCAGCAGATGCTAAAGCTAAAATGAAAGATTGGGTAGGGAATCACCCTAATTTTTATCCCCATGTAGCGCAGCATGATTTTGAAGCTTGGTTATTACCTTATTGGTCAAGAATTAAGGATTTAGCAAAATCTAATAAGTCAGCACCTGGGGGTTTACCTGAACAAGTAAATCATGGAAATCCACCATCATATCGAATTAAAGAAATATTTGAAACAGGTAAATGTCAATGCAGTTATAATAAAATTCGTGATGCTGCCAGAATTTTGAAAAACCAAGATTTGATCGTTTCTGTTAATCAGTGTCCTGAATTAAAGGCATTTATCAATACTATTCTGTCTTTATGTGAGGTTGAGTTAATTCCGTGAATCAGAAAATCATGAGATTAAGTTTTGATACTTTTTATCGACATCAAATCTCAGGGTTTTTTAGACTTTACAGGAATCTTAATCAAAAATTCTGTTCCTTCCCCTGGTTCAGAAATACAGCTAATTTGCCCACTATGTTTTTCGACTATAATTTGATAACTGATTGATAAACCTAAGCCTGTGCCTTTACCCACTGGTTTAGTAGTAAAAAAAGGTTCAAATAATCTTGCACATACTTTTTCATTCATCCCACAACCATTATCAGCAATACTGATTGCCACCCATTCTTGATCAATTACTTCAGTGCGAATGCGAATAGCCGGTAATAGATGATTGGGTTGTTCTAGTTGATTATTATCTATAAACCATGATTTACTACCATCTTGTAATGCATCAATGGCATTAGTAATGATATTCATAAAAACTTGATTAATTCGACCAGGACAGCACTCTATTAAAGGTAATTTATTATATTCTTTAATAATTTGAATTTGGGGATATCTATGATCTCTAGCTCGTAAGCGATGTTCTAAAATCATTAAAGTACTATCAATACCTTCATGAATATGGACTTCTTTTATTTCTGCTTCATCCAAACGAGAGAAATTTCGCAGCGATTTAACTATCTCAGCAATTCGTTTTGTTCCTAGCATCATGGAATTTAAAAGTTTAGCTAGATCTTTAGTCAGAAAGTCTAATTCATTATCTTGAATTAATTTTTGAATTTCCTTGGGAGGATCTGGATAATAATCTTGATATTTTTGAATAATTTGTACTATTAAATGAGTATAGTCCATAGCATATTGAAGATTACCATGAAGAAAATTAACAGGGTTATTAATTTCATGGGCAATACCAGCAACTAGTTGTCCTAAGCTAGACATTTTTTCGTTATGGACTATTTGAATTTGAGTTGATTGAAGTTGTTGTAAAGTTTCCTGAAGGTAGGTGTTTGTTTGTTCAAGACGATCTGATTGACTAATCGTAGATTGTTCTGATACATCTAATAACTGAGTTAGTGTCGCTATTTGTGAATTGAGATATTCAAAGGCTTTATTATCTGTTGTCGTGACCGGTTTCTCATTAACACGAGATTGCTCATAACCCATGAAAATTCTGTTATTCTCAAAAGGTAATATTGCCATTTTGACATTTAGTGCTAACGGACGCAAAAAATCGATACTTATCCGAGGAACTTCAACTTTCAAAAACATGAGAATTACAAATATGTTGCCTGAAGGTAATAATCCTCCAAAGCCAACTACAGATTTGATATTATACGGAATTACAAATGATGTTTGTGAAGGAATATAAGGACTATCCAAAGCATCAGGAACATAAAAGACGTTATACATTCGCTGTTCTAAATCAGTTAATAAATTTGGATCTGGTCGGATTACAGTGCCAAGATTTAGTCCTAGTTGTTGGATAAGTTGAAAAATCATAGGTATGCGAGCAATCATCTCTTCGCTGAAGAGGGGAATTACTTTATGTTTCTCAGATTGATGTCGTGAGTTCCATTCTGGTAGTTGCCCAATAGTTGCCAATAATATTAAACATTTGAGATTATCTTCTGGTAAATGATCATCTAATATTTCATGTGTATATTCTTGTAATTCTGGTGTGAGTTCTCCGTAGGATTGAGTTTTAAAAAAACGGATAAGCGCACAGGATCTTTCTCCAGACTGTTTATCAATTAAATGATCATAAAGATATTGGATAATAGAATTACTTGCCTCTTCCATGCTGTTAGCTTTGCTGCCTAAATGACGCAGAGCTAAACCACATTCTGACATATCTCTTAAAGTAAATTGTTTTAAGTCATGCATGATAGATATCTCCTAGAGAAATTTGCTGATTTATAAAGCAAGGGTGTCCACTTTTGTAGATCCTTTCTCAAGTAGTTGAAAGATTCATGGGAGGGGAATTTCAAGAAGAAATTTTGAAATGGCCACATCTTACACTTTTTTGAGAAATATATTCAAAATATAGAAACAGAATGTGAAAAACTTGTGTAAATTATTATAGCGATGTAGAATATATTCCGTAGGATTTCTCGGTTCTACAATGGTTTTGGAAGAGGCATATCTAAATTTCATTGGATATTTAATATTGTGTTAAAAACTACTTTGTCAAAGGGTTGCGAGGGGATATGACGGTTTTTGATACATCTCAACTTTTAATTGAGAGTTTAGTATTTCTAAACTTTTATGATGATGCGATGATTAATGGTAAGTATTCAGGCTAGAAAATACTCCAAGTCAGGAAAATAAAGGCTTTTTGAGTCAACTTTTCAGTGTGTACCTAATCCTGTATGGCTACGCCACGCAAGCTATCAAAAATCAAATAGGAGTCCTATATTATATAGTGTATCTTGGAAATTTAGAGTAGTTAATTACTCGTAAGGGATCACCAAATAAAAAAATACTCAACCACCTAACAAAAAAATCTCTCAAACTCCCATTTCTTCGAGTTCTCTGTGCCTCTGTGGTGCGTTTGTTTGGGTAATTTATTTCTTGGGAGTCCCTAAGTAAAGTAAACAATTGTCAAGAGATATTAAAAATGTGTCAAATTTTGTTGAGAAAATTTTTTCTGCCTACTAGTGCAGTTATTTTCACTTTTCTGCCAATCCAACCGCTTCAAGCTTTACCACTGCTACAAAGTGATTTTACACAACTTTCTGAATCTAGTCAAAAACCTACAAAACCAACTAAGTTACAACTCTATGGTGGACCTCAAACACGAACCCCTATTATCCAATGGTATTTAGAAGAATTAGGGGTTTCTTATGACTATATTTCTTTAAATATCGGGGCTAATGAACAGCGTCAACCTGAATTTTTGGCTATTAATCCTATGGGTAAAGTGCCGGCAATAGTAGATGGTGATTTAAAACTATGGGAATCTGGGGCAATTCTACTATATTTAGCGGAAAAATATCAGCAAATGCCTAATTCATTAGCAGAGCGTGCCAAAATTGAACAGTGGGTAATTTTTGCTAATGCTACCCTTGCACCAGCTTTATTTTCAGCAGATAAACGCGAAAAGGAAATGCCAATTTTACTAACGCCACTTAATAAAATTTTGCAACAAAAACAATTTTTATTAGGTGAAAAACTGAGCGTTGGAGATATAGCAGTTGCTTCGTACTTGCATTATGCAAAGGTGCTTTTATCGCTCGATTATCGTCAATATCCTAGTGTTGTTGCATATCTTGAGAGAATAGCAGCAAGACCCGCATTTAAAAATACTCTAGGAAAGCGGTAATTTGTGATTTCTTTTATGGCGGTTCTCGGTTGAGTGACATACAAGAACCCCAGCACCAACCCCCTAGGGGGCTATGATGTATTTCATTCAAATGCATACCGCTATAGTTAACTAAATTTAGTTAAGTAGAGCAACATAATTAAAAATTATAGATTCCTGATATCTCTAAAAAGTCAGGGATCTGGGTCTAGTTTATGTTACGATACCAACTAAGTTGGAAACACATAAACTATGCCACAGGATTTATCACCCCTCTGGATATCGCTGAAAACTTCATTTTTAGCGACCTTTATCACTTTCTTTTTGGGTATCGGTGCTGCTTATTGGATGTTGGGATATAAGGGTAAAGGCAAATCTATAATTGAGGGTATTTTTGTTGCACCGTTGATTTTACCACCGACGGTTGTGGGGTTTTTGTTGCTGCTATTTTTTGGGAAGAATGGCCCGGTTGGTAAACTCTTGGAACCGTTTGATTTGACAATTGTGTTTACTTGGTATGGTGCGGCTGTAGCGGCAACGGTGGTTTCATTTCCACTCATGTATAAAACTGCATTAGGTGCTTTTGAACAAATTGATGGGAATCTGTTGCGGGTAGGGAGAACTTTAGGCGCTAAGGAATTAACAATATTTTGGCGGGTTAGTTTGCCTTTGGCGTTTCCTGGCATTTTTGCAGGTGCAACTTTAGCTTTTGCCCGTGCTTTGGGTGAGTTTGGTGCAACGTTGATGTTAGCAGGTAATATTCCTGGACAAACGCAGAATATACCAATGGCGATATATTTTGCTGTGGAAGCTGGGGATATGAATGAAGCTTGGTTTTGGGCGATCGCTATTATGGTAATTTCTCTGTCAGGAATTATTCTGACTAACTTCTGGCTAGAACTCAAGCAGCGACGCAGACACAATGATAAAAAGGGACAAAAAGAAGTAGAAAATCACGCTGTTTCTGCACCCACCAAATCCCCCACATCTGGCTTGTTTCTGGATATTGAAAAACGACTTGCTAGTTTTCATCTCCAAGTAGCTTTTAACACCGATAATCAACCCTTGGGATTGCTGGGAAGTTCTGGTGCAGGAAAAAGTATGATTCTGCGTTGTCTTGCGGGGATAGAAACACCCACAAAAGGGCGGATAGTTTTGAATGGTAAGGTGTTGTTTGACTCTGAGAAAGGAATTAACGTGCCGATACGCGATCGCCATATTGGTTTTTTATTCCAGAATTACGCGCTCTTTCCACACATGACTGTGGCACAAAATATCGCTTTTGGCTTACCAAAGGGAAATATGCGGTTGGAGGTAGAACAGCAATTATTAGCGATGCAATTACAAGGTTTGGGCGATCGCTATCCACACCAACTTTCAGGAGGGCAACAGCAACGAGTAGCTTTAGCTAGGGCGTTAGCCAGTCAACCAGAAGCATTACTTTTAGATGAGCCATTTTCTGCCCTGGATACACATCTGCGGAGTCAGTTAGAACAACAAATGACAGAAACTCTAGCTGATTATCCTGGTGTGACTTTATTTGTCACTCATAACATGGAAGAAGCTTATCGTCTTTGTCCGAATTTGTTAGTATTAGAACAAGGGAAAGAAGCTCATCATGGTTCTAAATATGAGATTTTTCAACATCCTGCAACTGTGAATGTTGCCAAAATAACTGGTTGTAAAAACTTTTCTCGTGCTGTTTTTGTATCATCCCAACAGGTAGAAGCAACTGATTGGGGTTGTCATCTCGAAGTTGTTGAATCAATCCCAAATCAATTATCTCATATTGGTATCCGCGCCCATCAAATTAGTTTTACGAATAACCCTAATCAATCAAATACTTTTCCCTGTTGGTTAGTCAGAACCAGCGAAACACCTCACCGGATGACGTTATTTTTAAAGTTACATTCTCCTGCTAATAATCCCCATGATTATCACTTGCAAGCTGAAGTTTATAAGGAAAAGTGGGTGACAATTAAAGACAAACCTTTTCCTTGGTATGTACATTTAGATCCCTTACGGTTGATGTTGATGGAAGAGTAACGAGTATTGAGTGCTGTGCAGGTTGTCTTGATATTCTGAATCCTGACTCCTGACTCCTGACTCCGAACTCCGAACTCCTGACTTCTACTTATTAGCTTTAAGTAATAAATAAAACAACTGTCCATCGCTAACTGTTACCCCAGCGCGATCGCCTGCTATTTTACCAGTTCCTAAGAAGTAATCCACTCTACCAGCACCTTTAATCGCACCACCTGTATCTTGATCTAATACATAACGGCTAACTGTACGATGTTCTAATTCACCTTGGGGATTGACAAAGGGGAAAGGTGCGCGAATTAAAGCTAAAGCACCAGGAGGCATTAAAGATTTATCGGTGGCTATGGAACGTTCTGGTGTGAGTTGTACACTAATAGAACCTTGTGCTGGTCTACCGTTCGTTTCTTGGAAAAACACAAAACTGCGATCGCGTGGAATATAAATATCTAAATCTTGGGGATGCTTTTGAAAATAGTCGAGGATAATTGGCATAGTTAAACCTTCTAAAGGTAATTTGCCATCATCTACTAATAACCTTCCCAAACTTTTATAATTATAAGCTGTATTACCAGCATAACCAATTGTTGTTTGTTTGCCGTCAGTTAGTTTAAGACGTGCTGAACCTTGAATTTGAATTATATATGGTTCTAATCTATCTCTAAACCAAAATAATTCTAAACCTTTTAATTTACCTTTTCCACCTTGTAACCCATCTGCACCTTCCAATTCTAATCGGGTAGGGTGAGGTTTAGTCCAAGATTGTAAATCAGCAGGATAGCGATAAGCAGGATATTTAAATTCTTTTGTAGGAGTGCGACTAGCTAAATACAAAGGTTCATAATAAGCGGTAAATAAAACCGCACCCTGATTATCTTTACCCACTGATTGATAAAATACA includes:
- a CDS encoding sensor histidine kinase, producing the protein MHDLKQFTLRDMSECGLALRHLGSKANSMEEASNSIIQYLYDHLIDKQSGERSCALIRFFKTQSYGELTPELQEYTHEILDDHLPEDNLKCLILLATIGQLPEWNSRHQSEKHKVIPLFSEEMIARIPMIFQLIQQLGLNLGTVIRPDPNLLTDLEQRMYNVFYVPDALDSPYIPSQTSFVIPYNIKSVVGFGGLLPSGNIFVILMFLKVEVPRISIDFLRPLALNVKMAILPFENNRIFMGYEQSRVNEKPVTTTDNKAFEYLNSQIATLTQLLDVSEQSTISQSDRLEQTNTYLQETLQQLQSTQIQIVHNEKMSSLGQLVAGIAHEINNPVNFLHGNLQYAMDYTHLIVQIIQKYQDYYPDPPKEIQKLIQDNELDFLTKDLAKLLNSMMLGTKRIAEIVKSLRNFSRLDEAEIKEVHIHEGIDSTLMILEHRLRARDHRYPQIQIIKEYNKLPLIECCPGRINQVFMNIITNAIDALQDGSKSWFIDNNQLEQPNHLLPAIRIRTEVIDQEWVAISIADNGCGMNEKVCARLFEPFFTTKPVGKGTGLGLSISYQIIVEKHSGQISCISEPGEGTEFLIKIPVKSKKP
- the mltA gene encoding murein transglycosylase A; the protein is MQRILKTTLSLPVFLTIFLLEMPAIKNKDVVSPECQVTKWDLPVALKTENTKNLPVLVQRVPVTCCENDASCLDERIYGGENNKIADKKALLASIDQSLKYFKSGRATNAYQRYKIPGITQDRVYKSLQRFRQILISTNSAKELHAAIEKEFVFYQSVGKDNQGAVLFTAYYEPLYLASRTPTKEFKYPAYRYPADLQSWTKPHPTRLELEGADGLQGGKGKLKGLELFWFRDRLEPYIIQIQGSARLKLTDGKQTTIGYAGNTAYNYKSLGRLLVDDGKLPLEGLTMPIILDYFQKHPQDLDIYIPRDRSFVFFQETNGRPAQGSISVQLTPERSIATDKSLMPPGALALIRAPFPFVNPQGELEHRTVSRYVLDQDTGGAIKGAGRVDYFLGTGKIAGDRAGVTVSDGQLFYLLLKANK
- a CDS encoding DUF4276 family protein, translated to MKIAILVEGETEKAFKPILQNFLISRLQQRMPKLKFLPHNGRIPKGEKLKRVVESLLNQDDYDAVIALTDVYTGTNDFQDAADAKAKMKDWVGNHPNFYPHVAQHDFEAWLLPYWSRIKDLAKSNKSAPGGLPEQVNHGNPPSYRIKEIFETGKCQCSYNKIRDAARILKNQDLIVSVNQCPELKAFINTILSLCEVELIP
- a CDS encoding glutathione S-transferase family protein, whose product is MCQILLRKFFLPTSAVIFTFLPIQPLQALPLLQSDFTQLSESSQKPTKPTKLQLYGGPQTRTPIIQWYLEELGVSYDYISLNIGANEQRQPEFLAINPMGKVPAIVDGDLKLWESGAILLYLAEKYQQMPNSLAERAKIEQWVIFANATLAPALFSADKREKEMPILLTPLNKILQQKQFLLGEKLSVGDIAVASYLHYAKVLLSLDYRQYPSVVAYLERIAARPAFKNTLGKR
- the modB gene encoding molybdate ABC transporter permease subunit, producing the protein MPQDLSPLWISLKTSFLATFITFFLGIGAAYWMLGYKGKGKSIIEGIFVAPLILPPTVVGFLLLLFFGKNGPVGKLLEPFDLTIVFTWYGAAVAATVVSFPLMYKTALGAFEQIDGNLLRVGRTLGAKELTIFWRVSLPLAFPGIFAGATLAFARALGEFGATLMLAGNIPGQTQNIPMAIYFAVEAGDMNEAWFWAIAIMVISLSGIILTNFWLELKQRRRHNDKKGQKEVENHAVSAPTKSPTSGLFLDIEKRLASFHLQVAFNTDNQPLGLLGSSGAGKSMILRCLAGIETPTKGRIVLNGKVLFDSEKGINVPIRDRHIGFLFQNYALFPHMTVAQNIAFGLPKGNMRLEVEQQLLAMQLQGLGDRYPHQLSGGQQQRVALARALASQPEALLLDEPFSALDTHLRSQLEQQMTETLADYPGVTLFVTHNMEEAYRLCPNLLVLEQGKEAHHGSKYEIFQHPATVNVAKITGCKNFSRAVFVSSQQVEATDWGCHLEVVESIPNQLSHIGIRAHQISFTNNPNQSNTFPCWLVRTSETPHRMTLFLKLHSPANNPHDYHLQAEVYKEKWVTIKDKPFPWYVHLDPLRLMLMEE
- a CDS encoding AAA family ATPase, producing MNSFEHITIQGYRRLFNVQVDMHDRPLTAMIGANGVGKTSLLEIFSLLAASANAQLANKISELGGLTDIITRDKSNSIAISLSMSVPGYAPLDYHLEVALKGLTYEIAIETLTQQNHKGASHPFKHIDSRGSDVKYFNTEDEKLLRPNWDHNPLETSLAQVPKMYQDPENLRKRLASCTFYGALNVAPKSPVRLPQSMRPATLPGANGEDLVSCLYYLRETDSELFEIIEDTLAAAFPDFERLAFPPVAAGTITMTWKDKNFSKPLYMHQLSEGTLRFIWLVTLLQSPDLTAVTLIDEPEVSLHPELLQLLAHLMREATQRTQLIIATHSDRLIRFLEPKEVLVCDAEDGLTTMNWGDTFNLEHWLEDYSLDQIWAMNLIGGRP